In bacterium, a single window of DNA contains:
- a CDS encoding FlgD immunoglobulin-like domain containing protein, which translates to MPNIMSLLIALLLFSRTLAPAQAGADAAVQRSDTTETRPAKNSDQHAIGEEVIKGQTAVNIQDVKPYFPPQIDPYSPVNELLVPASYVLDEGLYHSVDSVTVPRHFALSSYLRVPTERDFIYGDMMVFLPNFEDRVVNWDLVVSNSLGETVRRIARNGQPPAVLNWDGKTDAGEPIAPGEVYSFTFNAYDAQGNQTRIPGTPQRVNGIVQQVGDEYVVSIAADQIFAEDGAQLLEQAAPRLDEAANVVKEKFQKQVLVYVYSEQERLSADRCRVIESELGRRVVLPAGALDVVPKFVPGLQPKLSKIEIHVL; encoded by the coding sequence TTGCCTAACATTATGTCGCTACTGATTGCCCTTCTGCTGTTTTCCCGAACGTTGGCTCCGGCACAAGCCGGTGCCGACGCGGCGGTCCAGCGGTCTGACACGACCGAGACCCGTCCGGCCAAGAACTCTGACCAGCATGCGATCGGCGAAGAGGTCATAAAGGGGCAGACCGCAGTCAATATCCAGGACGTGAAGCCCTACTTCCCGCCTCAGATTGACCCGTACTCGCCGGTCAACGAGCTACTGGTTCCGGCAAGCTACGTGCTCGACGAAGGGCTCTACCATTCGGTCGACTCGGTCACCGTCCCCCGGCACTTCGCGCTCTCATCCTACCTGCGCGTCCCGACGGAGCGGGACTTCATCTATGGCGACATGATGGTTTTCCTCCCGAACTTTGAGGATCGCGTCGTCAACTGGGACCTGGTCGTGTCGAACTCACTGGGCGAGACAGTGCGCCGTATCGCCCGCAACGGCCAGCCGCCTGCGGTCCTCAACTGGGACGGCAAGACCGACGCGGGTGAGCCGATCGCTCCCGGGGAAGTATACAGCTTCACGTTCAATGCCTATGACGCGCAAGGCAACCAAACGCGGATTCCCGGCACGCCTCAGCGCGTCAACGGCATCGTGCAACAGGTGGGCGATGAGTACGTCGTCTCGATCGCCGCCGACCAGATCTTCGCCGAGGATGGCGCGCAGTTGCTGGAACAGGCGGCCCCTCGCCTCGACGAAGCAGCCAACGTCGTCAAAGAGAAATTCCAGAAACAGGTTCTGGTCTATGTGTACAGCGAGCAGGAGCGACTCTCGGCTGACCGCTGCCGCGTGATCGAGTCCGAACTCGGCCGCCGGGTCGTGCTGCCGGCAGGAGCTCTCGATGTCGTCCCCAAATTCGTGCCGGGCCTGCAGCCGAAGCTCTCCAAAATCGAAATCCACGTCCTCTAG
- a CDS encoding beta-ketoacyl-ACP synthase III → MNKTAAQESPLASPCPSHPLSAVIAGTGSHVPERVLTNADLEKMVDTSDQWITERTGMKERHIAAPGEAASDLAMVACEKALAEANVKPEEIDLIVVGTVTGDMPFPSTACVLQQRLGARHAAAFDVSAGCTGFIYAISVARQFVSTGVYRTVLVVGVEVLSKITDWTDRSTCVLFGDAAGAAVLKASEEPGTGILGTYLAADGTGGEHLYMPGGGSRNPATVETVQQRLHTCKMNGNAIFKVAVRSMAKTVTQLLHQTGLHADDLTLLIPHQANLRIIEATTKLLKFPPERTFVNIAKYGNTSSATTIVALDEARKAGRVHPGDVVMLVAFGAGLTWGGVLIRF, encoded by the coding sequence ATGAACAAAACTGCGGCGCAAGAATCACCACTTGCTTCACCATGCCCGAGTCACCCGCTCTCAGCCGTCATCGCCGGTACCGGTTCCCACGTCCCGGAGCGCGTGCTGACGAACGCAGACCTTGAGAAGATGGTCGACACGTCCGACCAGTGGATAACCGAACGCACCGGGATGAAGGAACGTCACATCGCCGCGCCCGGAGAGGCCGCGTCAGACCTTGCCATGGTCGCGTGCGAGAAAGCCCTGGCGGAAGCAAACGTCAAGCCCGAGGAAATTGACCTCATTGTCGTCGGTACCGTAACTGGAGACATGCCGTTTCCTTCGACTGCCTGCGTTCTGCAGCAGCGGCTCGGTGCGAGGCACGCCGCCGCGTTCGACGTGAGCGCCGGCTGCACCGGCTTCATCTATGCGATCAGCGTCGCCCGGCAGTTTGTGTCTACCGGCGTCTACCGAACAGTCCTGGTGGTTGGCGTCGAGGTGCTAAGCAAGATCACCGACTGGACCGACCGTTCCACCTGTGTCCTGTTCGGGGACGCGGCCGGCGCGGCCGTGCTGAAGGCCAGCGAAGAACCGGGCACCGGCATCCTTGGTACTTACCTGGCTGCCGATGGGACCGGAGGCGAGCACCTGTACATGCCGGGCGGGGGTTCGCGCAATCCGGCAACCGTAGAAACCGTGCAGCAGCGTCTGCACACCTGCAAGATGAACGGCAACGCCATCTTCAAAGTCGCAGTCCGCAGCATGGCGAAGACGGTCACCCAGTTGCTCCACCAGACCGGGCTGCATGCCGATGACCTGACGCTGCTCATCCCCCACCAGGCCAACCTGCGTATCATTGAGGCGACCACCAAGCTGCTGAAGTTCCCGCCGGAACGTACGTTCGTCAACATCGCGAAGTACGGCAACACCTCGTCGGCTACCACCATTGTCGCTCTGGACGAGGCCCGCAAGGCCGGCAGGGTCCATCCCGGCGATGTTGTCATGCTGGTCGCATTCGGCGCCGGCCTCACCTGGGGCGGCGTCCTCATTCGCTTCTAG
- a CDS encoding DUF2723 domain-containing protein, producing MGSRTRHLVWLVVPLAFVVYLLTLSPTVGLIDSGELAAGCHLMNILHPTGYPLYTMLGRIVSLIPVANVANRVAVLSAVLAACGVGFFLLLGLRLGVSRVVAGTGALLLGFSCPVWSAAVDVEVYALALVMVVLLWLTAEASMRGGPLLVVAYLMGLALTNHMSATSTVLGAAMAAVLAYRRELVRRIPVLVLLFVFGMSPYLFLVLRARAGPLLAWDNPVDITHLIRHMTGWQYQVWMFSQPFGEVMRNAGRGTAILARGFLYVLVPVVLYGVARLFRQRRSLAIGLTVSAVAAFLYAINYSIPDIDSYYIPCLVVLGVFGMVGLDGLVTSVECRVSNVGPAARTIVRQVPWLLGIAALVLNYKVAGLQGDYVAYDQAMNTLVSAGHNATIITDWWDVYSPLFYLQHVEQVRPDVCVIDKELLRRSWYFDYLARAYPWLVQRSQTEIASYRQYLDEFEHDRLKDPAEIQRRYIRLLESFVTHSPERPAYTTFDVDAGTDAGQMLSGVPRAPVGLLFQIQASSLKPQAPDSGLAAGSALPVFDYTKLTVRLPRSEPDARTREILLRYRFFVMRRAAALAASGHRDEIQPLIEWYQSLPVARLAPLTSRG from the coding sequence TTGGGTTCCAGGACGCGCCACCTCGTCTGGCTTGTCGTCCCGCTGGCGTTCGTCGTATACCTTCTCACTCTTTCGCCAACCGTGGGCCTGATTGACTCGGGCGAACTTGCGGCCGGCTGTCACCTCATGAATATCCTGCATCCGACCGGATATCCATTGTACACCATGCTTGGTCGGATCGTGAGCCTCATCCCTGTAGCCAATGTTGCCAACCGCGTGGCAGTATTGAGCGCGGTGCTGGCCGCGTGCGGCGTTGGGTTCTTTCTACTGCTGGGACTCCGGTTGGGAGTTTCGAGGGTAGTGGCGGGTACCGGTGCGCTGCTCCTGGGTTTTTCGTGCCCGGTGTGGAGCGCGGCGGTCGACGTCGAGGTCTATGCTCTCGCGCTCGTCATGGTTGTGCTGCTCTGGCTGACGGCTGAGGCGTCGATGCGGGGAGGGCCGCTGCTGGTTGTGGCGTACCTCATGGGGCTTGCTCTGACCAACCACATGTCCGCGACAAGCACCGTTCTGGGGGCGGCGATGGCCGCCGTACTGGCGTATCGTCGCGAGTTGGTACGCCGGATTCCGGTGTTGGTCTTGCTGTTCGTGTTTGGGATGTCCCCTTATCTGTTCCTGGTGCTTCGCGCCAGGGCCGGGCCCTTGCTGGCATGGGACAATCCCGTAGACATCACTCACCTCATACGCCACATGACCGGCTGGCAGTACCAGGTGTGGATGTTCTCTCAGCCATTCGGTGAGGTGATGCGCAACGCCGGGCGCGGGACAGCGATACTGGCCCGTGGTTTCCTGTACGTGCTTGTCCCGGTTGTGCTGTACGGGGTGGCGCGGCTGTTCCGCCAGAGGCGGAGTCTGGCCATCGGCTTGACGGTTTCTGCCGTCGCAGCGTTCCTATATGCCATTAACTATTCGATTCCTGACATCGACTCGTACTACATACCTTGTTTGGTTGTACTGGGAGTATTCGGGATGGTGGGACTCGATGGGCTAGTGACGAGTGTCGAGTGCCGAGTGTCGAATGTCGGACCAGCAGCCAGGACCATCGTCAGGCAGGTGCCATGGCTCTTAGGGATTGCCGCCTTGGTGCTGAACTACAAGGTCGCCGGCTTGCAGGGCGACTACGTCGCCTACGACCAGGCAATGAACACACTTGTCTCAGCCGGGCATAACGCGACCATCATCACCGATTGGTGGGATGTCTACTCGCCGCTGTTTTACCTGCAGCACGTCGAGCAGGTGCGACCGGATGTCTGCGTCATCGACAAGGAGCTTCTCCGGCGTTCGTGGTACTTCGATTACCTCGCTCGCGCCTACCCCTGGCTGGTTCAGCGGTCGCAGACGGAGATTGCCAGCTACCGCCAGTACCTTGATGAGTTTGAGCACGACCGCCTGAAAGACCCGGCCGAGATACAGCGCCGGTACATCAGACTACTCGAGAGCTTCGTTACCCACAGCCCGGAACGACCGGCCTACACGACCTTTGACGTGGACGCAGGGACCGATGCCGGTCAGATGTTGTCAGGTGTGCCGCGCGCCCCGGTCGGGCTCCTGTTCCAGATACAAGCTTCAAGCCTCAAGCCTCAAGCCCCGGATTCCGGGCTTGCGGCTGGCTCGGCGCTGCCCGTATTCGACTATACGAAGCTCACTGTCCGTCTGCCACGCAGCGAACCTGACGCGCGGACACGGGAGATCCTGTTGCGCTACCGGTTCTTCGTCATGCGGCGGGCTGCTGCGCTGGCGGCGTCCGGGCACCGCGACGAGATTCAGCCCCTGATCGAGTGGTATCAGTCCTTGCCGGTGGCCCGGCTTGCACCGCTTACCAGTCGGGGCTGA
- a CDS encoding ABC transporter ATP-binding protein yields the protein MSVDYGAIRALHCISFEVGEGEIVTLVGANGAGKSTTLRTISGLMKPAEGEIEFEGRRIDGLAGHRVVKSGIAHVPEGRQAFAYLSVRENLLLGAYSRGRGARGEGSGSGPQSRVPGPSSLDRVFKSFPRLRERLGQTAGTLSGGELQMLAMGRGLMARPKLLMLDEPSMGLSPILVREIFDIIREINREGTAILLVEQNAFMALQIAHRAYVLETGKVVLSGPAAELLRDPKVKAAYLGE from the coding sequence ATGTCGGTTGACTATGGCGCGATTCGAGCCCTGCACTGCATCTCGTTCGAGGTAGGCGAGGGTGAGATCGTCACCCTGGTCGGGGCAAACGGTGCGGGCAAGAGCACGACGCTGCGCACCATCTCCGGGCTGATGAAGCCGGCCGAGGGCGAGATAGAGTTCGAAGGAAGACGGATTGACGGCCTGGCCGGGCACCGGGTCGTGAAGTCGGGAATTGCCCACGTACCGGAGGGAAGGCAGGCCTTCGCTTACCTGTCGGTACGCGAGAACCTGCTGCTCGGGGCATATAGCCGGGGGCGTGGGGCGAGGGGCGAGGGGTCAGGGTCCGGACCCCAGTCCCGCGTCCCTGGTCCCTCGTCTCTCGACAGGGTGTTCAAGTCGTTCCCGAGGCTGCGGGAACGGCTCGGCCAGACCGCGGGAACGCTCTCCGGCGGCGAGTTGCAGATGCTGGCGATGGGACGCGGCCTGATGGCGCGACCCAAGCTGCTCATGCTCGATGAGCCTTCGATGGGGTTGTCGCCGATACTCGTGCGCGAGATATTCGACATAATCCGGGAGATCAACCGCGAGGGGACGGCGATTCTGCTGGTGGAGCAGAACGCGTTCATGGCCCTGCAGATTGCACACCGGGCTTACGTGCTTGAGACCGGCAAGGTCGTGCTTTCCGGCCCGGCGGCTGAGTTGCTGCGTGACCCGAAGGTCAAAGCAGCGTATCTAGGAGAATGA
- a CDS encoding ABC transporter ATP-binding protein produces MTPVLETKSLTKAFGGLVAVHDFTMSIADHELVGLIGPNGAGKTTVFNLITGNYVPTGGAIRFNGIDIAGMQPFRIYQRGIARTFQNIRLFRELSVLDNVRVAYHHRGGAGLVSTILRGPGFKREERQVTERSVELLSILGLEGRRDELARNLPYGEQRRVELARALVSDPKLLLLDEPAAGMNPFEVGRLMELIRFVRERFKLTVLLIEHQMKVVMGVCDRVVVMDFGEVIAQGAPEAIQKDPKVIEAYLGK; encoded by the coding sequence ATGACTCCTGTCCTCGAAACCAAATCGCTCACCAAGGCCTTCGGCGGCCTGGTCGCAGTCCACGACTTCACCATGTCAATCGCCGACCACGAGCTGGTCGGCCTGATTGGGCCGAACGGCGCGGGCAAGACGACCGTTTTCAATCTGATAACAGGGAACTACGTCCCGACCGGGGGCGCCATACGCTTCAACGGCATCGACATCGCCGGGATGCAGCCTTTCCGCATCTACCAGCGAGGGATCGCGCGCACGTTCCAGAACATCCGTCTTTTCAGGGAACTCTCGGTGCTCGACAACGTCCGGGTCGCGTACCATCATCGGGGCGGGGCCGGGCTCGTGAGCACGATCCTGCGCGGGCCAGGGTTCAAACGCGAGGAACGGCAGGTAACTGAACGGTCGGTTGAACTGCTCTCGATCCTTGGGTTGGAAGGCAGGCGGGACGAACTGGCGCGGAACCTGCCGTACGGCGAGCAGCGGCGGGTCGAACTCGCGCGGGCGCTGGTGTCCGACCCGAAGTTGCTGCTTCTGGACGAGCCCGCGGCCGGGATGAATCCGTTCGAGGTCGGGAGACTGATGGAACTCATCCGGTTCGTCCGGGAACGGTTCAAGCTGACGGTGCTCTTGATAGAACACCAGATGAAGGTCGTGATGGGTGTGTGCGACCGGGTCGTCGTGATGGATTTCGGAGAGGTCATCGCCCAGGGCGCGCCCGAGGCGATTCAGAAGGACCCGAAGGTGATCGAGGCGTACCTGGGAAAATGA
- a CDS encoding branched-chain amino acid ABC transporter permease — protein MSTRRGLGAGVVALLVAVAVFVGIEALILAGALNPYWQQIICLAGIVTISALGLNLIYGYTGQFSLGHAAFYGMGAYTAAIVTRSIGGQSPAILLVGLVAGALVAGLVALLIGLPILRLKSDYLGIATLGFGIIVKVLFDNADKVIPMMGGSRGMSAIPKLTSFLWVFPLAVAAVVVLRNIVFSGIGRALISVREDELAAEAVGIDSTRYKTLGFVIGCMYAGVAGGLYAHLFTFLHPSNFDFLKSIDVLLVVVLGGLGSISGTIVAAVAWTFLLEGLRILLPPSVQDWRWVIYPLLLIIFMLVRPGGIFAGTEFRFLKPSARK, from the coding sequence ATGAGTACACGCAGGGGCCTTGGTGCCGGTGTGGTCGCGCTGCTAGTCGCTGTTGCCGTATTCGTCGGCATCGAAGCGCTGATACTGGCGGGCGCGCTTAATCCTTACTGGCAGCAGATAATCTGTCTGGCCGGAATCGTGACCATCTCGGCGCTGGGGCTGAACCTCATCTACGGTTACACCGGGCAGTTCTCGCTGGGCCACGCCGCGTTCTACGGCATGGGCGCGTACACTGCCGCGATCGTCACTCGCAGCATCGGCGGGCAGAGCCCCGCGATTCTGCTCGTCGGACTGGTGGCCGGGGCGCTGGTGGCAGGACTGGTCGCCCTGCTCATCGGACTGCCAATACTCAGGCTCAAGTCGGACTACCTCGGCATCGCGACACTCGGTTTCGGGATAATCGTGAAGGTGCTTTTCGACAACGCGGACAAGGTAATCCCGATGATGGGCGGGTCACGGGGTATGAGCGCGATTCCGAAGCTGACCTCGTTCCTTTGGGTGTTTCCCCTCGCAGTGGCCGCGGTCGTGGTGCTGCGCAACATCGTCTTCTCCGGTATCGGCCGGGCTTTGATATCGGTGCGCGAGGACGAACTGGCGGCCGAGGCGGTGGGTATCGACAGCACTCGGTACAAGACGCTGGGGTTCGTCATCGGCTGCATGTATGCAGGGGTGGCCGGTGGCCTGTACGCGCACCTTTTCACGTTCCTGCACCCGTCCAACTTTGACTTCCTGAAGTCAATCGACGTGCTATTGGTAGTTGTGCTGGGCGGCTTAGGCAGCATCTCCGGTACGATCGTGGCTGCGGTGGCGTGGACGTTCCTGCTGGAGGGGCTCCGCATTTTGCTGCCGCCGTCGGTTCAGGACTGGCGCTGGGTCATCTACCCGCTGCTGCTTATCATCTTCATGCTGGTCCGGCCGGGCGGCATCTTTGCCGGGACCGAGTTCAGATTCCTGAAGCCATCCGCGAGGAAATGA
- a CDS encoding branched-chain amino acid ABC transporter permease, whose translation MSYFLQQLINGLQLGFVYALIALGYTMVYGIVRLINFAHGDVFMVGAYVGFFALASWKLPWPLAIVAAMVGCAALGMFIERVAYRPLRNAPRISALITAMGVSLFLEYFTSLKFVFGPDYRAFPRPFAVTSFHIGGVSVSNIQIIVFAVSTLLMVALTLFVNKTRTGLAMRAVSYDHNTARLMGIDVDWVISVTFGVGSALAGAGGVLYGIAYPQIHPFMGVMPGLKAFVAAVLGGIGVIPGAMLGSLIMGVVETFTSAYISSTFRDAVAFGILIIVLLVRPSGILGRPTREKV comes from the coding sequence GTGTCGTACTTCCTCCAGCAGTTGATAAACGGCCTCCAGCTCGGTTTCGTCTATGCTCTGATTGCCCTCGGGTACACCATGGTCTACGGCATCGTGCGGCTCATCAACTTCGCGCACGGGGACGTCTTCATGGTCGGGGCCTACGTGGGGTTCTTCGCGCTGGCGAGCTGGAAGCTGCCCTGGCCGCTCGCCATCGTTGCCGCGATGGTCGGGTGCGCCGCTCTGGGCATGTTCATCGAACGCGTCGCCTACCGCCCCTTGCGGAACGCTCCGCGCATCTCGGCGCTGATAACCGCCATGGGCGTCTCGCTGTTCCTTGAGTATTTTACCAGTCTGAAGTTCGTGTTCGGGCCAGACTATCGGGCTTTCCCGAGACCGTTCGCCGTCACGTCGTTTCACATCGGCGGCGTGTCGGTCAGCAACATCCAGATAATAGTCTTCGCGGTCTCGACCCTGCTGATGGTAGCGCTGACCCTGTTCGTGAACAAGACCCGGACCGGCCTGGCGATGCGGGCGGTGTCCTACGACCACAACACGGCGCGGCTGATGGGAATCGACGTCGACTGGGTTATCTCGGTGACGTTCGGCGTGGGCTCGGCGCTGGCCGGAGCCGGCGGCGTGCTCTACGGTATCGCCTACCCGCAGATACACCCTTTCATGGGCGTGATGCCGGGGCTGAAGGCATTCGTGGCAGCGGTGCTGGGTGGAATCGGCGTGATTCCCGGGGCGATGCTCGGCTCGCTTATCATGGGCGTAGTCGAGACTTTCACTTCCGCCTACATCTCATCGACTTTCCGCGACGCGGTGGCATTCGGCATCTTGATTATCGTGTTGCTGGTGCGGCCGTCCGGGATTCTGGGCAGGCCGACAAGGGAAAAGGTATAG
- a CDS encoding FlgD immunoglobulin-like domain containing protein has translation MTRLHVLLFFFAGLAAWLPAQDMTIDSHGVPSVIGTYGRFRQNSSAFTWTAFDSTRTHWDLTSYPGGEWSRVGIVDWTTGSPPAPETTQADAPDPQVMEVDTLGSGSVQDIYEYRDSSALYIDGIDFQQGGYRFLGNFRPDAAVYATPLRSGSSWASSINWQCEITPGIPYTATETHTKSVVARGKVKVPMSGDYYWPCLVVRDHMTFTDNLGSNDARWIYEWLVPGHFSGANGVAAAMSPSNDNPNFTTVAAMMQLSSASIPNWDLLPPEFSNARVWPDTTFAGPYVVWTVIRDNDSVAEESLFYRVDSGAWVGSQRDSARADTFYFTIPSVTHSSRIDYYFWARDRFSTDNDIDFWTTWPVCSPESTMVTFHVDFTGAAEQEPAIPGRIGLSAAPNPFGGSTTFYFNYPNTRQATIKVFSSSGELVRNLEMSPVPTLGFQAHWDGRDESGQPVPDGTYLYRVESGGYIETRKVTLTR, from the coding sequence GTGACCCGACTACATGTGCTCCTGTTCTTTTTCGCCGGGCTGGCCGCCTGGCTGCCCGCGCAGGATATGACAATTGACAGCCACGGAGTGCCATCAGTCATCGGCACCTATGGCAGGTTCAGGCAAAACAGTTCAGCCTTCACCTGGACCGCATTCGATTCGACCCGCACACATTGGGACCTGACTTCCTACCCCGGCGGCGAATGGTCAAGGGTAGGCATCGTCGACTGGACGACCGGCAGTCCGCCTGCTCCTGAAACGACGCAGGCTGACGCGCCCGACCCGCAGGTGATGGAAGTCGACACGCTGGGCTCGGGCTCGGTCCAGGACATCTACGAGTACCGAGACTCCTCCGCCCTGTACATTGACGGCATCGACTTCCAGCAGGGCGGCTACCGCTTCCTCGGCAACTTCCGACCGGACGCTGCCGTCTACGCGACGCCGCTGCGCTCCGGTTCGAGTTGGGCGAGTTCCATCAACTGGCAGTGCGAAATCACCCCGGGCATCCCCTACACCGCGACCGAAACCCACACCAAGAGCGTTGTCGCCAGAGGCAAGGTCAAAGTGCCGATGTCCGGCGACTACTACTGGCCATGCCTCGTCGTGCGCGACCACATGACCTTCACCGACAACCTCGGCAGCAACGACGCGCGGTGGATATACGAGTGGCTCGTACCCGGCCATTTCAGCGGTGCCAACGGCGTGGCCGCGGCGATGAGCCCGAGCAACGACAACCCGAACTTCACCACCGTCGCCGCCATGATGCAACTCTCATCCGCCTCCATCCCGAACTGGGACCTGCTCCCGCCCGAGTTCTCAAACGCGCGCGTCTGGCCGGATACGACCTTTGCCGGCCCCTACGTGGTCTGGACGGTGATACGGGACAACGACTCGGTCGCCGAGGAATCGCTCTTCTACCGGGTGGACTCGGGCGCGTGGGTCGGGTCGCAACGCGATTCCGCCAGAGCCGACACCTTCTACTTCACCATCCCGTCGGTCACGCACTCCTCCCGAATCGACTACTACTTCTGGGCAAGAGATCGCTTCTCCACCGACAACGACATCGACTTCTGGACCACGTGGCCGGTCTGCTCGCCGGAGAGCACCATGGTCACCTTCCACGTAGACTTCACCGGCGCGGCGGAACAGGAACCGGCGATTCCCGGCCGCATCGGGCTCTCGGCCGCCCCCAACCCGTTTGGCGGCTCCACCACCTTCTACTTCAACTACCCCAATACGCGGCAGGCGACCATCAAGGTCTTCTCCAGCTCCGGCGAGCTCGTCCGCAACCTGGAGATGTCACCGGTCCCGACCCTCGGATTCCAGGCCCACTGGGATGGCAGAGACGAATCAGGCCAGCCGGTGCCGGACGGCACCTACCTCTACCGCGTAGAAAGCGGCGGGTACATCGAGACGCGCAAAGTGACTCTGACGAGGTAG
- a CDS encoding adenosine-specific kinase — translation MELRPIAIERPDDTNVIIGQAHFIKTVEDIHELMVTTVPGVKFGLAFNEASGPCLVRHSGTDPELEKLAVKNSQAIGAGHTFTLILRGAYPINVLSQLKALSEVCSIFCATANPVAVVVAETTSGRGIMGVIDGESPKGIEGDKDIADRKAFLRKIGYKQ, via the coding sequence ATGGAACTAAGGCCAATAGCAATCGAACGTCCCGATGATACAAACGTCATCATCGGCCAGGCACACTTCATCAAAACAGTGGAAGACATCCATGAACTGATGGTAACCACGGTGCCGGGCGTGAAGTTCGGGTTGGCCTTCAACGAAGCATCCGGCCCATGCCTTGTCCGACACTCGGGCACCGACCCTGAACTGGAGAAGCTGGCCGTGAAGAACTCGCAGGCAATCGGCGCCGGACATACCTTCACCCTCATCCTGCGCGGAGCCTACCCCATCAACGTCCTGTCGCAGCTCAAGGCGCTCTCCGAGGTCTGCTCCATCTTCTGCGCCACGGCCAACCCGGTCGCGGTCGTGGTAGCCGAGACCACGAGCGGACGAGGCATCATGGGCGTGATTGACGGCGAGTCGCCTAAAGGCATCGAAGGCGACAAAG